The Leptospiraceae bacterium DNA window TTAATTTTTCTTACTAGTGGCAACGAAACGGATAATTCTCGTAAGCCAAAGCCTATCAGTAAAATTGTAAAATTAGTATCCGAAGCTAATTCACCACAAATGCTTAAGGGAATATTAAATGTATTCGAAGCTCCTATTATCATATGGAGTGTTCTGAGAAAAGAAAGATTATACGGATTATAAAGATCTGAAATATAATGATTATTTCTATCTACTGCCATTGTGTATTGTAACAAATCATTCGTGCCGATGGAAAAAAAATCACACTCACGAGCAAATTGATCAAGAGCCAACGCACAAGCAGGAGTTTCCACCATGATGCCAATCTTGATATCTTTGTATTCAAGATTTTTTTTCTTTAAGTCAGCTTTACAGTCTTCAATTATTTTTTTTGTTCTGATGACTTCCGATATTGTGCTGACCATAGGAATCATAATCGATAGATTTCCGTATACCGAGGCACGCAAAATAGCTCTTAGCTGCTTCTTAAACCAAGAAGGATTTTTAAGAGAATATCTTACTCCTCTATTTCCAAGAAATGGGTTATCCTCTTTGTATTTATTATCGAATTTATCTCCCCCCAAATCGAAGGTTCGAATTGTCACGGGTAAATTCTGCATATCCGCAGCAATCTTTTTATAAATTCTAAATTGTTCTTCCTCATCATGAATCTTGTCAGCATCTTCAATTAGAATTGTCTCACTTCGATAAAGTCCTACTCCATCAGCATTGGATTTTATAATTGATTCACAATCATTTTCAGAATCTAAGTTTACTTTAATTGAAATACGCTGTCCATCTCTAGTAAAAGAATTTATCGCTTCTTCCTTCTTTTCTTCTAAAGGAGAACTTGACCCATAATATTTAATTTGGTTAAAGGATGGATTGCGGATAACGACTCCATCGTCAGCATCAAGCAATATACATTCATCATCTTCAATCAAAGAAGTAATCTTATTTAGACCAACTACAGTTGGGATAGAATAATTCTTTGCAAGTATTGCCATATGACCGGTTTTGCCACCCATCTCGGTGGCAATTCCTTTCACCATCTTCTTATCAATGTGAATCATTTGAGAAGGAGTAAGCTCATGAGCAACGATAATGACTTCTTCTTTTAATTCCGATAAAATATGATGATCACTCTTTCGACCCAAGAGGTTATCTTCAATTCGCCGCCCGATGTCTCTAATGTCAACAGATCTCTCGCTGAAATAATCATCATTTAACCCGGCAAATTTATTTGAAATTTCAT harbors:
- the ptsP gene encoding phosphoenolpyruvate--protein phosphotransferase, with product MPTNKTTVYRGIPASYGKFYGKALKIISSNHIILQTHIEERKVKLEVARFLKALRKTKKELEAIIDKKSMNQDIKDILVSQICMLDDPLLLDGVINRIQNNHENSAFALFNSIDEISNKFAGLNDDYFSERSVDIRDIGRRIEDNLLGRKSDHHILSELKEEVIIVAHELTPSQMIHIDKKMVKGIATEMGGKTGHMAILAKNYSIPTVVGLNKITSLIEDDECILLDADDGVVIRNPSFNQIKYYGSSSPLEEKKEEAINSFTRDGQRISIKVNLDSENDCESIIKSNADGVGLYRSETILIEDADKIHDEEEQFRIYKKIAADMQNLPVTIRTFDLGGDKFDNKYKEDNPFLGNRGVRYSLKNPSWFKKQLRAILRASVYGNLSIMIPMVSTISEVIRTKKIIEDCKADLKKKNLEYKDIKIGIMVETPACALALDQFARECDFFSIGTNDLLQYTMAVDRNNHYISDLYNPYNLSFLRTLHMIIGASNTFNIPLSICGELASDTNFTILLIGFGLRELSVSLPLVRKIKKIVASMDIQQAQLLAEKVLKLSEEEKYTEIDSFLFNKHIN